The DNA region AAGGGGGGCGCTCAGTACTTTCCCGTCGGAACATGGGACTGACGGCGTTTTTGCAGTAATTTTGAGACGCAACTCATGAAAACAGTCTACCGCTATTCTATTACGATGATCATTGTGAGCGCCATAGGCTTGTTGTTGCTGGACAAAATTGTCATGCCGCTGTACGTTCGTGAGGATGCTGGCCGATTTCTTCCAGCCGTGACTGGCATGTCTTTTGAAGAGGCAAAGTTAACACTTGAACTGGAAGGTTTTGTTGCCAGGCGTAGCGACATAAAATATACCAGTGCCTATTCGGTGGGTACGGTCATAGATCAGTATCCTGACGCCATGCGAAAGGTCAAACCTGGAAGAACTGTCCATCTGACCACCGCTGAGCGTGAAAGAATGGTCATGATTCCTGATATTATTGGGAAGTCTATCCGCAGCGGGCGGCTGAAGTTAAGTGAGGTTGGATTAACGGTAGATTCACTTATCAGCGAATTCGATGTGGACATCCCCATGGATGTCATCCGCTGGCAATATCCAAGGGCAGGTGATTTTCTTCGTCGGGGTAGCGGCCTCACAGTCATCATTAGCAAGGGTAAACCACCTGACTTCTACCAGGTGCCTCAACTGTTTGGTCTCAGCCTGGTAAAAGCGGAACAGCTGCTTACAAAATTACAACTCTCACTCGGAAGCATAACTTACCGCCAGAATGAGGATCTTGTCCCTTACACTATACTTGAACAATCCATTGTTGCGGGTACCGTCTTGGGAAAACCGTTACCCATCGATGTGACAGTAAGTATACTGGATCTGAACGATGTGTATAACCAACTGTCAGACCCAAAGCGCAAACGATGAACTACCGCAGCGAAATTTACAGAAAAATAATTCATTTCGGCTCGGCCGTATTTCCTATCTCCTACTATTATGCATTGAGCAGAAATCAGATGCTCTGGTTTTTGGGCGGATTGAGTGTTTTGTTTCTCCTAGGAGAATTGTTGAGAATGAACGTGGGGCCTTTTAAACGACTCTATAAGCTATTTTTTAGTGCTATTGTGCGTGAGTCAGAGGATCATACCATCACGGGCGCCACAACTGTTTTCGTTGCTGGATTTCTTACCGTTCTAATCTTTGAAAAATCGGTGGCTATCTTTTCTTTGCTAATTCTCTCTCTGGCGGATGCGTCAGCAGCACTCATCGGCCGTAAGTGGGGGAACCACCCATTGTTCGAAAAAACGGTTGAAGGTACGGTAACTTTCTTGATTGTGGCGCTGGCGTTGGCTTTTTTCCTTCCCAATCTGCCAAGGGCCGGTGCCGTAGCCGCTGCAGGGATTGCCACTATTGCTGAAGTATTGCCTTCCCCCATCAATGACAACCTGATTGTACCCCTCTCGGCGGCCATCACTATTTCCTTTTTCCATCTAATTGCGTGAGTTTCCTAGCGCCATCGCTTCTCTGGGGCCTTCTGGCGGGGACTGTCCCAGTCATTATTCATCTCATTAGCAGACGGCGTACACAGCGTGTTGATTTCAGTACCATCCGTTTTATCAAAGAGCTGGAGCACGACACAATCCGGAAATTGAAGTTGCGCCAGATTATTTTGCTGGTTCTTAGAACAGCAGCCGTCGTACTACTCGTTCTATCTTTCGCCCGCCCGGTGAAGATCGGTTATTTCCCGCTGGTGGGGACCGTGGGCCAGTCCACCAGGATTGCCATGCTATTTGATAACTCCGCAACCATGACCGCTGAAGCAGGCAGATATACGCTTCTTGACAGATCGAAACAGACAGCACTGGACCTCATCCATAATCTAAAAGGTGATTTCATTCTTGACACCTACCAGACAACCCCTTTCAAAAGGGTCGCTTCCGAGCCAATAACTTCAATGAGGCGTGTGAGGGAGATTTTTCAGAATATCCGGCCTACCAGTGGACAGGATAACCTGTGGACTGCAATCGATTCAGCTATCGTACGATCTGAGAGAGAAGAGGAGATCTCGGGTCAGTCTGCTAACCAGGAATTGTATGTTTTCAGCGATTTTCCTGTCGCGGTATCTGATGGGAAATTGAAGGGAATAAGTAAATGGCGTACCTATCTTTTCCCTCAGCCCCTTATAATGAACAATCTGAAGATTGAAAGTGCGGTTGTCACCTCTCTATTGAAAATGCCGAACCAGCTTCTGACCGTTGAAACATACATTTCCAATTCAGGCTTAGAGGTGAGAAGAGACGTTCCTGTTCAACTTTTTTTTGACGATGCTAGGACTGGCCAGGTGGTATCTAATTTTGAACCTTTCGATGAGAAAAATTTTGCTTTTAAGGCATTTGCCAAGGAGTCGGGGGTTGTACACGGAATTATTGAGATTCCAGAAGATGACTTTCCTCATGACAACCGGCGGTTTTTCCAGTTTCGTATGACTGATCGGATTCGCTGTGCCGTGATCCAGCAGAATCAAGCCGATGGTTCCCTACTCAAACTGGCTCTATTGGCACTGAACCGGACAACACAAGTCGTTGAGCTGGAAGAGTACCTCTTTGGCAGTGTGGGGGCAACACTTTTTTCTAACAAGGATGTAGTGCTGATGCTGAACCCCGGTAAGTTGACTACCCGGGAGATTGAAGTGTTGCAAGAGTTTCTTGCTGATGGTGGTTCCGCCTTGATTTTTCTTGGGGAATTGTCAGAAGAATCCGGTGGTAGCAATTGGCTAGGGAAGATCGATCTAGGAGCCGTCATCGGTACAAAACGCCTTATTGGTGAAAACTATCTTACGGTTGACCGTATTGCCTTAAAACACCCCTTATTCAGTGAATTTCCGGCAACCAGTCTCCGGGATGAGATGCCGAAAATTTTCGCGTACAACAGAATGGAGAGCTTCAGGCAAACTCAGATCATTTTATCACTCTCGAACGGCGAACCGTTCATGATGGAGAAGAGGGTCGGTTCCGGGCGTGTCATTTTATTCACCGCACCACCCGATCTTGCTTGGACCGATCTTCCGGTGCGAGGCATCTTTGTACCGCTGTTACACAGAATTTTGATCTACCTTACATCGGAAGTGTCCGGCAAGATGGAAGTAGCGGTGGGAGATACTCTCACTATTCCCATACCCCGAGAAGATATGTCAAAAGAGATTGTTATCAGAGCACCCAACGGAGTAGAAACAAAAGTTGTACCAGATTACCTTAGGGAGAGGATCGTCATCGAGAACTTGGATAGAACTGGTGTTTACGAGGTGATGTTAGGAGGAGAGTTGTTTACTACTTTCGTGGCTAACCTGGCCTTAACGGAGGACCCTACAAGGCGCCTGGAAGAGAGTCAATTGAAAGAACTCTTTGCCGGAGGCTTAGCAAGAATTATTAGAACAGACGAAGACCCTGTTCTCGCGGTTAATGAAGCGAGGAGGGGAACAGAATTGTGGCATATTTTCCTCATTTCCGCATTGGTGCTTTTGAGTGCAGAAACTTGGATCGGCCGTGTTAAGCAGGAGTAATCTTTTGTTAGGTATTAAAAAAATATCAGACGAAAAAACTTTCCTTATTGGTGTTGTCACAGGCGGTCTGTCTCTGGAAGTTGTTGAAGAACATTTGGATGAATTAGAGCTTTTATCGGAAACAGCTGGAGCTGAGATTGTGGGACGGTTCACACAAAAAGTAAATCGTATCAGCCCAAAATATTTCATCGGCAAAGGGAAGGCGGAACAGATTGTTAATCAAGCCCAGATGCTGGACGTTAATCTGATCATCTTTGATGACGAACTTTCGCCTACACAGGTGAGGAACTTCCTGAAACTGGCCGAGTCCATAAAGGTTATTGACAGGACAGGTCTCATTTTGGACATATTCACACAGCATGCCAGGACAAGAGAAGCCAAAACGCAAGTGGAACTGGCCCGTCTTGAATACATGCTTCCGCGGTTGACGCGCATGTGGACTCACCTGGAGCGACAGATGGGCGGCATCGGAACACGGGCCGGCGCCGGTGAGACCCAGATCGAGATCGACCGGAGACTGGTTCGTAACCGCATATCGAAACTTCAGAGAGAGATGAAAGGGATTGAAAAAGAGAGGGAGACCCAGAGCCGAAGGCGGGAACAGAAATTCAGGGTTTCTCTCGTCGGATACACTAATGCAGGAAAGTCAACTCTTCTAAATGTACTAACAGGTGCTGATGTTTATGTCAAAGATCAGCTTTTCGCTACGCTGGACACCACGGTCAGATCACTTGCCCTGGATAGAAAACGTGAAGTGCTCATAAGTGATTCTGTGGGATTTATTAGGAAGCTTCCTCACTCTCTGGTGGCGTCATTCAGAAGTACACTGAAAGAGGCGGTCGATTCAGATCTACTTCTGCTTGTGGTAGATGCCAGTTCGAGCCTGCTGGATGAGCAGATGGAGACGGTAAAAGAGGTGCTCAATTCCATAGGGGCGAGAGGTAAAGAGACAGTCATAGTGGCAAACAAGATTGACTTGCTCGCACCCGCGGAATTGCGCGGTCTGAAGAATCGTTTTCCTCATGCTGTTTTTATTTCAGCTAAGAATCACCTGAGGCTTGATGCTCTCCTGGAAAGAGTAAAGAAAAGCCTGGAAAGCTCGTACCAGACTGCGGAGGTTACATTTGCCGCCTCGTTGGGGAAAGAGATTGCTTCAGTCTATGAGCGAGTGGAAGTGTTGGAACAGGATTATCAGTCAGACGGAGTTCATCTTAAAATTCGCGGTGATAGTAGTGTGGTTGAGCAGATTGTGGCTCAGTCAGAGGACGGGGAAGCCTAAATAAAACCCCCCGAACCGGGGCATTGTTGGAACTCGTCTTAGTCACGGTGGGCACCTCCCGGATGATTCAAGTTTCCTTGATCCTGGTGGCTACCGGGAAAGGCCTGCTTTCCTCACCCGAAGTTCAGTTCCCATTTATTATTATTGTAGGTTCCAAAAATGCCGGAACCGGTCCGGGGAATTTTTAAAGATCTTTTCGTCATATTACTCAGCCTCGACGAGAAATGAAAGAAAAACCGATCTGTTATTCTTTTTCATCTGGTTGTTTCTTATCAGATTTGATATCGCCGTATTTATTATAATAGGCGTCGCCCATATCAGAGACAAAGCGAAGCACTTTTCCTACCCCGGATGGTTTCTCTGTTTCGGATGAATCTTTTGTTTTTCCTGAGTTTGATATCCGCTTAATTCCGAAATGAACTACCGTGTCGAAGAAGTCCTGAACGTGGGCCAGGGTTTCACCAAGGCGCTTTGAGAATGAATCATTCATTTAAAAGAAGACATCATTTCGGTGATATCGGTGGTCGGAGCTTCACAAGCATAATTCTGGCAGACATAAGCTGTTGCCTTTCCATTTATGGCGACCTGTGTTTCAGTGAAAGGGGCGATGCGGACAACTTCCCTTTTCTGGCCGTCTGATGGCTTCAATATAACAACCTTATTTGGAAGGAAAGATTCCTGGATGCGCCTCAACATCATTTGCGTATCTTCGCTATGCCGATCGCCAACCACCACAATCTCGTAAGATGGACCGATGCCAAAGTCAACAGCTAAAAGAAGTTGAGTGTATGCGGTGGGTGATTGTTCTACATTTTTAGAAAAGACTTTTCCAATGGTGGCAGCCATATTTTCGTATTCACTCTTTCCAGTGATCCGTCCTAATCGCAGAAGCACCAGTGCTGCCACGGAATTTCCGGAAGGGATGGCACCATCATAAAGCTCCTTAGTCCTGACAATCTGCTCCTCGCCGTCATCGGCTGTGAAAAAGAAGGCGCCGTTACTTTCATCCCAGAAGAGGTCAGTCATGATTTCAGTGAGACGCAAACTTTCCGAAAGATATTTCACATCAAACGTCGCTTCATAAAGCTCCAGAAGACCCCAGGAGAAAAAGGCATAATCCTCAAGATGGGCTGGTAGAGACGATTCGCCTTGCCTGTACCGCTTAAGTAATCTGCCATTATTGTCATTAAGATTTTCCAGGACAAAATTTGCGGCGTTCCTTGCGGCCTGTGCGTAGGTATCATCATTCAGCACTTGTGCCCCTTTTGCGAATGCCGCAATCATCAGCCCGTTCCAGTCAGTGAGTATTTTGTCATCCTTCAAAGGGTGCACCCGCTTATCTCTGATCTCGAAAAGCTTCTGACGCATCTTTTCCAGCTTTGCCCTGAGTTCAGATGTTGCCATATTATTTTCCTGAGCTACTTTCGTGATTGAGTTGGTCAAATGCGGTATATTTTTTCCTGTAGGATGTCCAGTTGTTTCCTCACGGAAGTTGCCTTCTTCTGAAAAGTTGTACACTTCACCAAACAGCGTGCCTTCATTTTTACTCAAAATTGATTTCACCTCGTTCTGAGTCCAGACGTAATACTTCCCTTCTTCACCTTCACTATCTGCATCTTCCGCTGAGAAAAAACCTCCTTCAGATGATGTCATGTCCCGCAGGACGTAACTGAATATCTCACGGGCAGTTTTCGCATATTTTTCTTTGCCTGTCACCTGATATGCTTCCAAATAGGCCATGGCATTGATGGCCTGATCGTAGAGCATTTTTTCAAAATGGGGAAGGAGCCACTCTCGGTCCGTTGCGTAACGGTGGAATCCGAAACCGACGTGATCATAAATGCCGCCTTTTCGCATTGCATCCAATGTTTTTTCC from Candidatus Neomarinimicrobiota bacterium includes:
- a CDS encoding PASTA domain-containing protein, whose product is MKTVYRYSITMIIVSAIGLLLLDKIVMPLYVREDAGRFLPAVTGMSFEEAKLTLELEGFVARRSDIKYTSAYSVGTVIDQYPDAMRKVKPGRTVHLTTAERERMVMIPDIIGKSIRSGRLKLSEVGLTVDSLISEFDVDIPMDVIRWQYPRAGDFLRRGSGLTVIISKGKPPDFYQVPQLFGLSLVKAEQLLTKLQLSLGSITYRQNEDLVPYTILEQSIVAGTVLGKPLPIDVTVSILDLNDVYNQLSDPKRKR
- a CDS encoding thioredoxin domain-containing protein, encoding MKMNRLAQEKSPYLLQHKDNPVDWYPWGEEAFAAAEKQDKPIFLSIGYSTCHWCHVMEHESFEDSTVAALMNENFINIKVDREERPDIDNIYMTVCQMMTGSGGWPLTILMTPDKQPFFAGTYFPKESRFQRMGMVDLIPRMGKMWHEERDKLLTTAEQMVQHLQNSFSPSGTKDLSEETLKSAFAQFLQKFDDENGGFKGRMKFPTAHNLLFLLRYHKRTGDPTALMMVEKTLDAMRKGGIYDHVGFGFHRYATDREWLLPHFEKMLYDQAINAMAYLEAYQVTGKEKYAKTAREIFSYVLRDMTSSEGGFFSAEDADSEGEEGKYYVWTQNEVKSILSKNEGTLFGEVYNFSEEGNFREETTGHPTGKNIPHLTNSITKVAQENNMATSELRAKLEKMRQKLFEIRDKRVHPLKDDKILTDWNGLMIAAFAKGAQVLNDDTYAQAARNAANFVLENLNDNNGRLLKRYRQGESSLPAHLEDYAFFSWGLLELYEATFDVKYLSESLRLTEIMTDLFWDESNGAFFFTADDGEEQIVRTKELYDGAIPSGNSVAALVLLRLGRITGKSEYENMAATIGKVFSKNVEQSPTAYTQLLLAVDFGIGPSYEIVVVGDRHSEDTQMMLRRIQESFLPNKVVILKPSDGQKREVVRIAPFTETQVAINGKATAYVCQNYACEAPTTDITEMMSSFK
- the hflX gene encoding GTPase HflX: MQKLGSAVLSRSNLLLGIKKISDEKTFLIGVVTGGLSLEVVEEHLDELELLSETAGAEIVGRFTQKVNRISPKYFIGKGKAEQIVNQAQMLDVNLIIFDDELSPTQVRNFLKLAESIKVIDRTGLILDIFTQHARTREAKTQVELARLEYMLPRLTRMWTHLERQMGGIGTRAGAGETQIEIDRRLVRNRISKLQREMKGIEKERETQSRRREQKFRVSLVGYTNAGKSTLLNVLTGADVYVKDQLFATLDTTVRSLALDRKREVLISDSVGFIRKLPHSLVASFRSTLKEAVDSDLLLLVVDASSSLLDEQMETVKEVLNSIGARGKETVIVANKIDLLAPAELRGLKNRFPHAVFISAKNHLRLDALLERVKKSLESSYQTAEVTFAASLGKEIASVYERVEVLEQDYQSDGVHLKIRGDSSVVEQIVAQSEDGEA